The segment cctttctgaaaacaaaaattactccatgaccccgggaagggggacagaaaCCCAAGCCCTTCCGCCCCAGGCAAGGGGGCCCAAagccacagcccgagccctgcccccctgggGGCATGTGAAGCTGAAGCTTGAGAGCTTCatccctgggcggtggggcttggacttttggcttcagccccaggccccaacaagtctaatgccagccctggcaaccccattaaaacagggtcacgaccaactttggggtcctgacccacagttttgagaaccgctggtttaCACCATTGTACGCAGCTCTCAGGCTCCAGGCAAGCTGCTGATGGGAGTACAATCAAGGCATCCCCAGATATAAATGGATGACCTAGACCCCAGGCAGAATCAGAGAAGGAGACACTCACTGGAGCTTCTGGCACCGTAGCAGGACAGGGAAAAGAGTTCTCAGGCTGTTGACATCAAGATGGCATGAGCTCAGGTTAAGCTCCTCCACCTCATGGCTGGTGGTGCCCATGACAGATGCCAGGATGGAGCACTTGAGTGGGGTCATCTTGATGGAGGAGAGGTTGATCGCCCTGAGGGAGTGGATGGCCTCAGCCGTGAAGCGCTCGTTCTGGAACTCATGCAGGAAGACGAGGTAGTCCATCAGCTCGGATGGTGGCAGCCACTTGCGGCTGTTCCTGATCATGGTCTTCTTCATAGCGTTGGCAATCTCAAAGGCTGCCAGGTTCTTGATGGAGCAGCCAAGCTGCTCCAGGAGGGCCCGGTTGCGGCGCGACAGGAGCCCGCCCATGAAGATGGGGAAGAGCTCAAAGACTTCATCATCCGGTGCCTCGtcagggtggtgctgggggccCTCCACCCCCAAGATGCTGGAGTTGATCTGGTCTAGCACATCGTCGTTGAAGTAGTCCTCCTCCTTGAACATCTCCACCGCCATGGTGTGGGCAATGGTGTCACGGTCCTTGCCACTGAGCCGGTTGAAAAAGCGGGGGAACATCTTGAGTAGGCCGAAGAGCAGCGGCAGGATGCGCAGGGGGAGGACCTTGGAGACGATGCTCAGCACCAGAGTCACGTCCTCGCTTACCTTGCCGATGACCTCAgacacctccttccccacccgCTGTGCCAGGGTCTTCTTCTCGCCCAGCACCACATAGAGGGCTGCCAGGTACTCCTGCATGGCAGGGATGGTGAAGACAAAGGTGTGCTCCTTGCCCGGCTGGACGCAGGGCGTGAGGAAGAAGCGGAAGACGTCAGTGCGGAAGACGTTGAGGAGGTTAAGCTCACCCTCCGTCTTCATCTCCACCTCGAAGCACTTCTGCAGGTCTTCATCTGAGAAGCAGGTCCGGCGGGAAATCACCCCCTCATGGGCCAGCTTGCCCACCGTCTTGGCTACGTATTTCATCATGGAAACGTTGGTGGGGTCGGTGCTGTCCAGGATCTCCCCGCTGAAGTTGAGCCGCAGGAAGCTGGTGTAGATGCCCGTCAGGGTCTGGCTGGGAGGCACCGACTTGGTGAAGTAGAGGAAGTGCAGAGTGGTGCAGACCAGCCAGCAGTAAGAGGGCAGGAAGCAAGCAGCTGCGATCTGGTTGTGGTGCTCCAGATTCCTCGAAAGCATCTCCACCAGGTTGTCCCGCTCGTCCGAGTTGCTGCTGCTCCCGCTGCTGTCGCAGCCGGGCTGGCTCAGGCGCATCTGGAAGTACTGCTTCTGGAGGTTGGTGTCAGAGAAGCCACAGATCTCGGCGTAGCGGTCCACGTACTTGCTGGGGATCCGGCGCACGGCGGATGGGCGCGTGGTGACGATGATGCTGGCCTGCAACCAGAGCAGAGATGCACAAAGCTGGGATTTAATACagtccctctctttctctgtcaaACCATTActggcctgatccagagcccactgacctcaatgggaaaCCTCTCTCC is part of the Natator depressus isolate rNatDep1 chromosome 22, rNatDep2.hap1, whole genome shotgun sequence genome and harbors:
- the NLRX1 gene encoding NLR family member X1 isoform X2, with product MQCPRCLPQAGTRWSRIQGPKLGGREIMRMLLSPSSAPGARSSFILRRMLHPAGRLCSKMSPPRSFARYQGGFQESASQPSSSRPGQMALRNVVSSDAIQKHRKSLSDWFSHQPNEERQFGPSFSLDTIHVDPVIRESSLEEILKPSSDLTILNQFQSPCSRTIGLQNLFDADACGQQVKNVVLYGTVGTGKSTLIKKMVVDWCHGRLPHFELVIPFSCEDLSQSNVPISLRRLITKKYLHLKEVVPLLGSTNLKVLVILHGLERLNLDFRLSGTELCCDPNEAVPPSTIVVNLLRKYLLPEASIIVTTRPSAVRRIPSKYVDRYAEICGFSDTNLQKQYFQMRLSQPGCDSSGSSSNSDERDNLVEMLSRNLEHHNQIAAACFLPSYCWLVCTTLHFLYFTKSVPPSQTLTGIYTSFLRLNFSGEILDSTDPTNVSMMKYVAKTVGKLAHEGVISRRTCFSDEDLQKCFEVEMKTEGELNLLNVFRTDVFRFFLTPCVQPGKEHTFVFTIPAMQEYLAALYVVLGEKKTLAQRVGKEVSEVIGKVSEDVTLVLSIVSKVLPLRILPLLFGLLKMFPRFFNRLSGKDRDTIAHTMAVEMFKEEDYFNDDVLDQINSSILGVEGPQHHPDEAPDDEVFELFPIFMGGLLSRRNRALLEQLGCSIKNLAAFEIANAMKKTMIRNSRKWLPPSELMDYLVFLHEFQNERFTAEAIHSLRAINLSSIKMTPLKCSILASVMGTTSHEVEELNLSSCHLDVNSLRTLFPVLLRCQKLHLQLNSLGPEACREIRDLLLHDKCVVSTLR